TCCAAAAGAATTTCACCCATTAGCAATTCCGGAAAAATTATTGCCTTTGTAACTCTTTTTAAAAGGATTTGCTTTTATTTGTGATATGAAATACCTTATCGTTTTATTCTTATTAATCAGTTCTACTGGTTTCGCTCAAAGCTATAAAGAGCAAATTGCAAAACACAGAGAAGAATATAAAGCTGACTTTATTAAAGATACCCGCTCGCCATTAAAAGAGGCTGATTTAAAGCATTTGCATTTTTACAATGCAGATAGTAGTTATAAAGTTTCAGCAGAAGTAATATTATTGGAAAACCAGAAAGTATTTAAGATGCCTACTTATGCAGGTACAACTGCAGATTATATTCGTTATGCAAACTTAAAGTTCGAGTTAAATGGTAAACCATTACAATTAACGCTATATAAAAGCATTGCTCTTTCTGCTAATCCTGCTTACAAAGATTATCTTTTCTTACCATTTACCGATCAAACCAATAAAAAGGAAACTTATGGTGGGGGTCGTTATATCGATTTAAAATCTACAGAAATTAATAAAGGTAGAATTGAGTTGGATTTTAATAAAGCCTATAATCCCTATTGTGCCTATAGCGATGGATACAGATGCCCAATTCCACCAGAAGAAAACGATCTAGCTACTTCAATTTTAGCTGGAGAGAAATTATTTACTGGAGAAAAGAAACATAATTAATTTTAATTAACTGTATTTTAAGATATTACATTTTATAATTTAAATAACTAAAACCTTTAGTGCTATGCTATAATTAACCTAAAAGAAAAGCTATTTTAGTAGTCATAATTTAATTATATTTAAGCAATGACAAATTATAAATGTTTAATTGTAGATGATAATGAAATTGAGCGTGCTGCAATAGCAATGCATTTACGCAAAATTAATAGACTCGACATTGTTGCCGTTTGTAATAATGGAATTGACGCTGCATCAGTCTTATTAGATCAGCCTATAGACATTGTTTTCTCTGATATCGATATGCCAGAGTTATCTGGAATGGCCTTGTTAAAAAGTATAAAAAATGCGCCAATCTTTATTTTCATTACTAGTTTCTCAGAATATGCTGCCGAGAGTTTTAATCTTGATGCTTTAGATTTTATAGTAAAGCCTGCAACTTTCGAACGTTTGTTAAAAGCAAGTACAAAAGCTATAGAATACCTTGATTTAAAAAGTTCGGTTACTCCGAACAGCAACCCACTTCCCCTACCAGAATCTGAAGATTTTTTCTTTATCAAAGAGACCAAGGGTTTTACTAAACTTAAATACAATGATGTGATCTACATTGAAAGCATGGGCGATTTTTCTAGAATATATACGGCTCAAAACAATCACATTACCTTAATTAACCTAAAAAACTTAGAGCGTCAATTACCTGCTGAATTTGTTAGAATTCACAAACAATACGTCATTAATGTAAATCAAATTGCCACCATATCTAATTATGAGGTATTGTTAAATCATGGCCATTCTGCTCCGATTAGCTTAATTAACAGAAAAGAATTAATAGAGAAGATAGCCGGCAAAACTTTATCTAGGCATATTAAAGAGTAGTTTAGACAGCTTTTGGCAAACTTAAGGTAAAAACACTTCCATTATTAAGTTTACTATTTGCTTGTAATGATCCATTCATCATTTTTGTGAAGGTTTTACATAATACCAAACCAATACCTGTTCCTTTTTCTTTATTTGTACCGTATGTACTTTTCCCTGTCTCTAAATGGGTAGAAGTATTAAAGTTAACCACTTGTTCCGTAGGCATTCCAATCCCATTATCCATTATACTGATTTTTACTTTTTTGCCGTCTTTAATAGAGTTTAATTCAATAACACCATTATTGGGTGTAAATTTAATTGCATTGCTGATCAGGTTTCTTACAATTAGGGAAGTCATGTTCATATCCGCTAAACACAGAGTTCCTGACGGAATATTATTTTTTATGGTAATTCCTTTTTGATTAGCTATGGTTAACATAGAGTTTAGCACTTCCTGAATACAAAGCTGAATATCGAATTTCTCTATAATTGGTTCAAAACCTTGCATCTGGCTCGATGCCCAGTTCAGCAAATTTTCCATCATTGAAGAAGTATAACCTAACGTATTTTTAAGATTGCCAGCGTACCTAGTTAATTCACCCTGACTAATATTTCCATCTTCTAAAAGCTGTATAAAAGAAATCAAGGAATTAACTGGAGAACGCATATCGTGGCTCACAACGCTAAATATGGTGTCTTTTACCTTACTCAAGTTCTCAAGCTCTCTTTTCTGCTCTGAAACTATCCTATTCAGCCTTGCTGTTTTACGCTGTGTATAAAAAACAAATGCGCCAGATAAGAATAAAATAGTAGCAAGTACAACTAAAAAGGTATTCACATTTTTATTAACCCTCAATTCATTGCTCTGAACATCAATTTCTTTCTCTTTTTCTGTTTTGGCCAGCAAGGCAAATAAACGTTGTTTATCTAAAACGCTTTTCTCGTTTTCTAGATCTGATTGTCTTTTAAGAAAAGTAATGCGTTGTAAACTTTTTTCCTTATCACTTAAAGCTAATTCTTGTTTTCTTAAGGTCAATTGTTGTTGTTGTTGTCTTGCCAAAAAAACCTGCCTTTGCAGTTCAACATCCGTTATTTTCTGTTTAAGTTGATAATCATTTTCCTTGATTGAGAAATCCAATTGCAACTGCCTCCTTGTAATTTCATTCTCTTTTTCCTTATTAAAAATTTGGTCCTTAAATGAAATGTACAACCTATAATAAACTAGAGACTGGTTAAAATTTCCTTGTTTTTCTTCTATTGTACTTAATTTTTGATAAGCGTTTCTTTGTACCTCTAACAACTTGTTTAGCTGTGCAATTTTTAATGCCTCTAACAATAAAGACGTTGCTTTTTCATACTCATTTTCTTTAGTATAAAAATCGCTTAAAGCCAATAAACTCATGGCATAATAGCTTTTATCATCTTGCTTGTTGGTATATTCAATAGCTTTTATATAAGAAATAAGTGCTAAATCCTTATTTTCACTAGCTTCATAAACAGTTCCTAAATCTTGATAAATAGGTCCTAAAACAGATGCATCTTTTAAGTCTTCCGCTACTTTTAAGCCTTTTGCCAAGTACTCCAGCGCCTTATTATATTTTTGATTTGAAGCAATACCTAGCTTTGTAAGCTCAGTTTCCGATGCTTGAATAAAAGTAGAGCCAAGCATGTTATAAACTACTGCTAAACCTCTATTGCTTTGATTACCCACACCAAAAACCTTCAATGCTTTTTGTAAATAATTGTAAGCTTCTACTTGCTGATCTAGGCTCTGATAAATTTCTGCAACGTTAACATAACAACTTGCTAAATCTCCTTCACTTTTGAGTTCCAAATAAATTGGAATAGCTTTTTGATTTGCTTCTAATGCCTTGGCATAATCTGGAATACCATTATATAAAGCTCCAAGGTTCAAATAGGTGCCACCTACCATATCTAAATTGTTCATTGCCGTGTAAACTTCAATAGCCTTATAATAATTCCCCTCGGCTTTAATGTAATTGGCAAAACCATGATAAAAAAGACCAAGATTATAATAAGCATCACCAGCATATTTTTTCTGATCGATCTTATTTGCCAATGCAATTGTTTTATTTACATACACTTCACTTTTATCGAAGTTTTTAAGCTTCATGAATTGTTTGTAAACCTGCTTTACGATAACCAGTTTCGCCGAATCATCTCTTGTATGATTTTGATAAACACTAACTAGACTATCTGCTTTTTGTTGTGTAGTTTTTACTTGAGCATTTACGGCAATACAGAAAAACATCAAGCTATTGAATATCAAAAACTTTAATGAAAGATGAAAACCCGCTGTTTGAAACCTACTTTTCATTGCCAAGATTGAAAATCGGGGGTGTTAAAATACCCATGGTACGGTATACTAATAACGATAAATAGCTAGCAAATGGAAATTTAATCCACACTAAAAACTGGCTCCAATACATGACAAATACATTTTGGGATGAACTGTTCAATATAAGACATTTTTTTAAGCGATACCATATCATTTTGAATTTTAATATTTTGTATATTCAATACAATGAAATCCAATCTTTTTAGCGCTCTAATTCCTAGTTCTTCAAATGCATTTATCTGGCTCAACTCCATATTAATGTTAGTTGGAATTTTTGTGCTCGGTTGGAAGCCAGAAGTAGTTATCGTGGCTTATCTATTAGAAACTATAATTATTGGTATAATCCACGTTTTTAAATTATTAATTGTACTACTTTATGGCGATAAGCATTTGATTGACCAATCTGAAAAAAATATTTTTAGTGGTTTTACAGTGATTCCCTTTTTTATCATCCATTACTTCTTTTTCATTTTTGTTCAATCCATTTTTATTTTTGTCATGCTCGGAGACATGCTTCCAAGTAAAAATGAATCTTTTAATGTTTTTGGGAATTATGCCTATTTATTGTCACAACACGATGTTTTTATGGCATTCCTAACATTGGCCTTTAGTAACGTAGCAATGACTTTTAAAAACTTTATTTTGCCTGGAGAATTTAGAAAAACAACCACTAGCAAACTGTATTTTCAGCCTTACGTTCGTATTTTTATCCAACAGTTTGTGGCCATTTTCGCTTGGTTCTTTATGTTTTTCATTAGTAGTGCACTGGCCGCCGCCCTAATGATTATCGGTTTCAGATTAATTGTCGACCTTTTCTTAAACAAGGCCAGTATGAATAAAGATTTCAAAGCAATGCTAGTGAGCAGACTTAAAAAGAACCAGAAACTAGAAGATGCTGAGCAAACTGAAAAGAGCTTTGATTCTTTTTTAGAGAAGTAAAAACATAAAAATTTTGTCATTCCGAGGAACGAGGAATCTATTACAAAGAACTAAACCTAGTAGATCCTTTCTCGAAGAAGTCCTATCGTGTGGACACAAATATTGGTTTCTTTTTTGCCTCTATGCCGGCAGGCATCAAACTTTTGAAGCATCAAAAGTATGCAAAAATGCTTGTCAATCCCACTATGTGCCTTTTCACAGGCTCCCGCTCATCAAAAAAACAGCGGCACTTTGTTTTGTTTGTCGGTGATAAATGAAAGTGAGTGTAAGAATGAGCACAAAACCACTGCGTTTGAGGTTTGGTAGTGCTGGTTTTTCTATTGTGATACTGTTTTTTTGATTGGGCTGGCACTGGGGATTGACGGTCGTGCTTGGCTAGAGACACAATATTATGAACGGAACCTTGCATAGCCCAAAAAGCAATGAGCAAAAAAGATGTGTCCACATGATAGGACGAAGTAAGGACAAGCTGCTGCGCTCTGGATGACTAAATTCACCAACCGAAAAACCTAATGTTTTAACCACTAAGCCACCAAGCCACTAAAGCTTAACAAATAATATCTTGGTGTCATTGGTGTCTTTTTGGTTTATGAGAGATTTTCATTTGAAACACAAGCTTTTGTTTAATAAACCTGATGGAAGCGAAAATACTTTTTTGTCACCCTGAGCGAACCTGTCCCGACTTCTTCGGGAGTGGAAGGGCAAACAAAAAAGATTGTAGCGCACAGCAGGAATGCTTAAGCCACAAAGAACTAGCATTGTTTTTCAAATACCTTTATCGTTCTTAACTTCTAAACGCTAAACCCTAAACTATTACTTAAACAACTCTGGAAACTGATCAGGTTTACTTTCATTCATCATGGCGTAAACAGCTTCAATTACATCATCTACCGATGGTTTACTGAAATAATCCCCATCAGAACCATAAGGCGGACGGTGAGCTTTTGCTGTTAATGTTTTAGGCTGTGCATCTAATAAATAATAACCTTGTTGTACTTCTAAGATTTGTTGCAAGATAAATGCTGTTCCGCCTCCTGGCACATCCTCATCAATAACCAACAATTTATTGGTTTTCTGTAAAGACTTTTTACAAAGTTGATCAGTATCAAAAGGTAAAAGCGTTTGCGGATCTATAATTTCTATTGAAATGCCTAAATGTTCTAGTTCCTCTGCAGCTTCTTCTACAATTCTAAGGGTAGAGCCATAAGTAACAATTGTTATATCTGTACCTTCTTTAATAATTTCGGCTTTGCCCAAAGGGACAGTAAACTCGCCAACATTATCGGGTAATTTCTCTTTTAAACGATAGCCATTTAAACATTCGATTACCAATGCAGGTTCATCTGCCCTAAATAAGGTATTGTACATACCTGCAGCTTGTGTCATGTTACGCGGAACACAGATGTGCATGCCACGCAATGAGCCTAAAATCATCCCCATAGGTGAGCCAGAGTGCCAAACGCCTTCTAAACGGTGACCACGTGTGCGTACAATTACTGGCGCTTTCTGACCAGCTTTAGTACGGTATGATAAACTTGCTAAATCATCACTTAAGATGTTTAAAGCATATAATAAATAATCTAGGTATTGTATTTCGGCAATTGGTCTTAAGCCACGTAAGGCTAAACCTATACCTTGACCAATAATCGTAGCTTCTCTGATGCCAGTATCGGTAATTCTTAAGTCGCCATATTTAGCTTGTAAACCAGCAAAACCTTGATTCACATCACCAATGTGTCCTAAATCTTCTCCAAAAGCCACCAAACGTTGGTCGCGAGCAAAGTTAGCATCGAAACAAGCATTTAACAGCTCTCTACCATCTAACATTTTACTGTCTTCGTTGTATTGAGCATCAACTTGATCTACCAAAAACGGACTTTCTTTCCCGTCTGTAAATAGTTTAGAACTATATTTTTCTTCGTTAATTTCTGCTTGTTCTAAGTACCATTTCACTAAAACATCTCTATCTGCTGATGGAGTACCTACACTTAGACGAATAGCTTTACGAGCAGAAGATAAAACTTCTCTTCGCAATGCATCTGGTGTTGAAGCTAATTGATTAGCAATTTTAATTAATGCTGCGTTTCCATCCGCAAAAGCGTGAATCATTTTTATAACCTGACCTTGCTCTTGCTTAATGCTAGTTAAAAACTCATCCCAAGCTTCTTTTTGTACAGCTTTTACAGTGCGTTTTGCTTCGCTTTCTATTTCATTTAATTGTTCGTCAGTAGCAATGGCCGATTCTATCATCCATTTGCGCATCTGTATAATACAATCGTGTTCTTTTTCCCAAGCTAAACGATCTTTCTCTTTATATCGCTCATGTGAGCCAGAGGTAGAGTGACCTTGTGGCTGCGTAACTTCGGTAACGTGTATTAAAACAGGCACATGCTCTTCTCTACAAACATTAATTGCTCTTTCGTAGGTTTCGCATAAAGCGGGATAATCCCAGCCTTTTACCTTAAATATCTCGTAGCCATTTGTACCTTCTTCCCTTTGGAAACCTTTTAATATCTCCGAAATGTCTTCTTTTGTAGTCTGAAATTTAGCAGGAACAGAAATCCCATAACCATCATCCCAAACAGATATCGCCATTGGCACTTGTAAAACACCAGCTGCATTAATCGCTTCGAAAAACACACCTTCAGACGTAGAAGCATTTCCTATGGTACCAAAAGCAACTTCGTTTCCTTTAACAGAAAAGTTTTTTAAATAATCTAGTTCTGGGTTTTTCCTAAACAACTTAGAAGCATACGCTAAGCCAACTAAACGTGCCATTTGACCACCTGTTGGTGCAATATCAGACGAACAGTTTTTAATCTCCGTTAAGTCTTTCCAAGAGCCATCCTCATTTAAAGAGCGGGTTGCAAAGTGACAATTCATTTGTCGACCAGCCGAAGAAGGGTCTGCCTCTACGCTCGGATTTGCATACAACTGTGCAAAAAATTCCTTTATAGTAGAAATTCCTGTAGCAAATGCAAAAGTCTGGTCTCTGTAATAGCCTGAGCGCCAGTCACCTTTTTTAAATGCCTTCGCCATGGCAATTTGAGGAACTTCTTTTCCGTCGCCAAAAATACCAAACTTCGCCTTACCAGTTAAAACTTCTCGTCTACCTAAAATACTAGCCTGACGACTCTCTACAGCAATTTTATAGTCATTAATTACGATTAATTTAAAATCATCGAAACTTAATTCTGAGGCATCAATTTGATTAGTTGTAACTTTTCCTTCTGACTGCATATTGGGAATTGGTTAGACGGCAAAGATACAATTCTTTCTAATTCCCTATCAATTTGAACGGCAAATAATATTTGGAATGCTTTTTGTTTTAAGATATAAAACATTAAATTTGTTTAGACCAGAAAATGATGAAAGCGTTATAATTATTAAGCTATTAAATGCTTAAATTTACAATAGCTCATCACAATTAAAACTAAAAAACGCACAGATGAAAAAGTTAATTTTGTTATTTACCATGATATTAGGTTTTGGTGTTGCAGCAAATGCTCAAACCAAACCAGCTGAGTTTAAATTTGATACCGAAGTGCATAACTTTGGAGACATTGCATTAGGCAAACCAGTTTCTTTTACCTTTAATTTTACCAATACCGGAGAGGCTCCTTTAATTATCTCTAAAGTGGAGACTACATGTGGTTGTACTGTATCAGAATACACACAAACACCTGTTAAAAGTGGTGAAAAAGGTTTTGTAAAAGTTACTTTAACCCCATCAGGACCAGCATTACCATTTAATAAAGGTATTACCTTAACTTCAAATGCCAGAACAGCTACAAAGGTGCTGGTAATTAAAGGAAAGTATGTAGAAGGCAATACAAAGTAATATTTTAAAGATATTTTAATAAAAAACCCCGTTTATCCGACGGGGTTTTTTATTTTTGTGGCCTATGCCAAAAATATCAGAAAAAGGGTTTCAAATGCCCGCATCGCCTATCAGAAAATTAACGCCATTTGCAGATAAAGCAAAAGCTGCTGGTAAAAAAGTTTATCACTTAAATATTGGTCAGCCAGACATTGCCACACCAGAGGGAATGTTAAACGCCATTAAAAACATAGATTTTGATGTTTGGGCTTATACGCCATCTGAAGGCACTTTATCTTATAGAAAAAAGCTAACTGAATATTACAACAAATTAGGTTACAACATTACGCCAGAAAACATTTTGGTAACTGTTGGTGGTTCTGAAGCCATTACCATCGCTATGCAAACCTGCGTAAACGAAGGTGATGAGATTATTATTCCTGAGCCATTTTATGCCAACTACAACGGTTTTGCTTGTATGAGTAATGTGGTGGTTAAACCTATTTTGTCTTATATAGAAAATGGTTTCGCTCTGCCTCCTATTGCAGAATTTGAGAAATTGATTACTGCAAAAACCAAGGCTATCATTATATGTAACCCTAATAACCCAACGGGATATTTATATTCTAGGGAAGAATTAGATGCTTTAAAAGCTTTGTGCTTAAAATATGATTTGTTCTTGTTCTCTGATGAGGCTTACCGCGAATTCTGTTATGACGGTCGTGAGTTTATCTCACCAATGCATTTAGATGGATTAGATGAAAACGTAGTGATCATGGACACGGTTTCTAAACGTTACAGTGCTTGTGGAGCTCGTTTAGGTTGTTTAATCACTAAAAACAAGGAAGTAATTGCATCTGGATTAAAGTTCGCACAAGCGAGGTTAAGTCCGGGTATGGTAGAGCAAATTGCTGGAACCGCAGCTGTGGATACGCCAGATAGTTATTTTGAGGAAGTAAATAAGGAATATACCTTACGTAGAGATACTTTGGTAAAACGCCTAAACAATATTGAAGGTGTATTTTGCCCTAATCCAGGTGGTGCATTTTACGTAGTGGCTAAATTCCCGATTGACAATGCTGATGCATTTTGCCAGTGGATGTTAG
The sequence above is drawn from the Pedobacter frigiditerrae genome and encodes:
- a CDS encoding pyridoxal phosphate-dependent aminotransferase, with translation MPKISEKGFQMPASPIRKLTPFADKAKAAGKKVYHLNIGQPDIATPEGMLNAIKNIDFDVWAYTPSEGTLSYRKKLTEYYNKLGYNITPENILVTVGGSEAITIAMQTCVNEGDEIIIPEPFYANYNGFACMSNVVVKPILSYIENGFALPPIAEFEKLITAKTKAIIICNPNNPTGYLYSREELDALKALCLKYDLFLFSDEAYREFCYDGREFISPMHLDGLDENVVIMDTVSKRYSACGARLGCLITKNKEVIASGLKFAQARLSPGMVEQIAGTAAVDTPDSYFEEVNKEYTLRRDTLVKRLNNIEGVFCPNPGGAFYVVAKFPIDNADAFCQWMLESFEHNGATVMMAPATGFYSSLGSGKNEVRMAYVLNTDDLNGAMDCLEVALAKYPGRVL
- a CDS encoding DUF1573 domain-containing protein, whose translation is MKKLILLFTMILGFGVAANAQTKPAEFKFDTEVHNFGDIALGKPVSFTFNFTNTGEAPLIISKVETTCGCTVSEYTQTPVKSGEKGFVKVTLTPSGPALPFNKGITLTSNARTATKVLVIKGKYVEGNTK
- a CDS encoding DUF6498-containing protein, which codes for MKSNLFSALIPSSSNAFIWLNSILMLVGIFVLGWKPEVVIVAYLLETIIIGIIHVFKLLIVLLYGDKHLIDQSEKNIFSGFTVIPFFIIHYFFFIFVQSIFIFVMLGDMLPSKNESFNVFGNYAYLLSQHDVFMAFLTLAFSNVAMTFKNFILPGEFRKTTTSKLYFQPYVRIFIQQFVAIFAWFFMFFISSALAAALMIIGFRLIVDLFLNKASMNKDFKAMLVSRLKKNQKLEDAEQTEKSFDSFLEK
- a CDS encoding thiamine pyrophosphate-dependent enzyme → MQSEGKVTTNQIDASELSFDDFKLIVINDYKIAVESRQASILGRREVLTGKAKFGIFGDGKEVPQIAMAKAFKKGDWRSGYYRDQTFAFATGISTIKEFFAQLYANPSVEADPSSAGRQMNCHFATRSLNEDGSWKDLTEIKNCSSDIAPTGGQMARLVGLAYASKLFRKNPELDYLKNFSVKGNEVAFGTIGNASTSEGVFFEAINAAGVLQVPMAISVWDDGYGISVPAKFQTTKEDISEILKGFQREEGTNGYEIFKVKGWDYPALCETYERAINVCREEHVPVLIHVTEVTQPQGHSTSGSHERYKEKDRLAWEKEHDCIIQMRKWMIESAIATDEQLNEIESEAKRTVKAVQKEAWDEFLTSIKQEQGQVIKMIHAFADGNAALIKIANQLASTPDALRREVLSSARKAIRLSVGTPSADRDVLVKWYLEQAEINEEKYSSKLFTDGKESPFLVDQVDAQYNEDSKMLDGRELLNACFDANFARDQRLVAFGEDLGHIGDVNQGFAGLQAKYGDLRITDTGIREATIIGQGIGLALRGLRPIAEIQYLDYLLYALNILSDDLASLSYRTKAGQKAPVIVRTRGHRLEGVWHSGSPMGMILGSLRGMHICVPRNMTQAAGMYNTLFRADEPALVIECLNGYRLKEKLPDNVGEFTVPLGKAEIIKEGTDITIVTYGSTLRIVEEAAEELEHLGISIEIIDPQTLLPFDTDQLCKKSLQKTNKLLVIDEDVPGGGTAFILQQILEVQQGYYLLDAQPKTLTAKAHRPPYGSDGDYFSKPSVDDVIEAVYAMMNESKPDQFPELFK
- a CDS encoding tetratricopeptide repeat protein, with product MKSRFQTAGFHLSLKFLIFNSLMFFCIAVNAQVKTTQQKADSLVSVYQNHTRDDSAKLVIVKQVYKQFMKLKNFDKSEVYVNKTIALANKIDQKKYAGDAYYNLGLFYHGFANYIKAEGNYYKAIEVYTAMNNLDMVGGTYLNLGALYNGIPDYAKALEANQKAIPIYLELKSEGDLASCYVNVAEIYQSLDQQVEAYNYLQKALKVFGVGNQSNRGLAVVYNMLGSTFIQASETELTKLGIASNQKYNKALEYLAKGLKVAEDLKDASVLGPIYQDLGTVYEASENKDLALISYIKAIEYTNKQDDKSYYAMSLLALSDFYTKENEYEKATSLLLEALKIAQLNKLLEVQRNAYQKLSTIEEKQGNFNQSLVYYRLYISFKDQIFNKEKENEITRRQLQLDFSIKENDYQLKQKITDVELQRQVFLARQQQQQLTLRKQELALSDKEKSLQRITFLKRQSDLENEKSVLDKQRLFALLAKTEKEKEIDVQSNELRVNKNVNTFLVVLATILFLSGAFVFYTQRKTARLNRIVSEQKRELENLSKVKDTIFSVVSHDMRSPVNSLISFIQLLEDGNISQGELTRYAGNLKNTLGYTSSMMENLLNWASSQMQGFEPIIEKFDIQLCIQEVLNSMLTIANQKGITIKNNIPSGTLCLADMNMTSLIVRNLISNAIKFTPNNGVIELNSIKDGKKVKISIMDNGIGMPTEQVVNFNTSTHLETGKSTYGTNKEKGTGIGLVLCKTFTKMMNGSLQANSKLNNGSVFTLSLPKAV
- a CDS encoding LytTR family DNA-binding domain-containing protein, whose product is MTNYKCLIVDDNEIERAAIAMHLRKINRLDIVAVCNNGIDAASVLLDQPIDIVFSDIDMPELSGMALLKSIKNAPIFIFITSFSEYAAESFNLDALDFIVKPATFERLLKASTKAIEYLDLKSSVTPNSNPLPLPESEDFFFIKETKGFTKLKYNDVIYIESMGDFSRIYTAQNNHITLINLKNLERQLPAEFVRIHKQYVINVNQIATISNYEVLLNHGHSAPISLINRKELIEKIAGKTLSRHIKE
- a CDS encoding DUF1684 domain-containing protein, translating into MKYLIVLFLLISSTGFAQSYKEQIAKHREEYKADFIKDTRSPLKEADLKHLHFYNADSSYKVSAEVILLENQKVFKMPTYAGTTADYIRYANLKFELNGKPLQLTLYKSIALSANPAYKDYLFLPFTDQTNKKETYGGGRYIDLKSTEINKGRIELDFNKAYNPYCAYSDGYRCPIPPEENDLATSILAGEKLFTGEKKHN